The DNA segment CTTTTAACCTTCTTTCCTGGCCGcctttattcttcttcttcttccttagaTCTTCTTCCATCTCCTCTCAAAACTCTGCTTTCTCTCTCAATCATGGCCCAAATCGAAAAAGCTTTTGCTGTCACACACATCAAGTCCTACATCCCAATGATCCTCGACATGCAAAAGATGAACTATGATGCTTGGCGTGAACTCGTTGAGACACACTGTCTCACGTTCGGTGTCTCAGGCCATCTCGATGGGACCTCCCTCCCAGCAAACGCCGAAGACACACCATGGAAGGAACGAGACAGCCTCGTCAAGATGTGGATCTATGGCACCATATCCTCTTCTCTCCTCGACACAGTTCTGAAGACTCGCTGTTCTGCTCGTGATCTATGGGTCACGATAGAAAATCTCTTCGCGACACACAAAGAAGCACGAGCGATCCAGCTCGAAAATGAACTCCGCACTCTCACCATTGGAGACTTGTCTATTCATGAGTACTGTCAAAACTCAAGAATCTCACAGACCTCCTAGCCAACGTTGATTCTCCAGTTACCGATCGCGCCGTGGTCATGCACATGCTCAATGGTCTCTCTGAGAAGTTTGATAACATTCACAATGTTATAAAACACAGACGCCTTTCCCAAGCTTCTCAGTGGCTCGATCAATGCTGCTCATGGAGGAAGACCGTATCAACAAACACACACCAAAGTTCCACTCCTCAGGTCCTCCATGCCGATACTGCTCAAGACACTGCTCCAACCTCTCAAGCTGTCAACACTCGCGGAGGACCACCGCCCCAACAACAGCAGTACTACCATGGACACCAAACGCCGCAATTATAACAGAGGACGCGGCAGAGGGCGAAACAACAACTATCGTGGACGTGGACGCAATCAATGGAATTACAACCAGACGATATGGCAACCACAACCACCTCCACAGTACTGGCAGCAGCAGAATTGGCCTCAAAACCAACAGCAGTGGCGCCCTGCTCCTATGGCATATCAAGTCACTGCTCTCCATCTTCAAACGCCGGCATTCCTCGGTCCTTACCAGCCTAATGCGAGCAAACAACCACTGATGCCGACGTCCATTCCCCAGAATCTTGCTCAGGCTTTTGGATGATGACTCTGCAGCAGCCTCAGGACTCCGGCTGGTACTTCGACTCAGGAGCCACTGCCCACGTCACGTCCCAACCAGGTACCCTCTGTTCTCTTTTCAATTCGAGCAACACACCTTCTATTCTCGTCGGTAACGGTACCTCTCTTCCCACTTCTGCTATTGGATTCCATTCAATTCCTACCACAAAACGCCCTTTGCATCTCAATAATGTTCTTGTTTGTCCCTCTATCATCAAAAACTTAATATCTGTTCGTCAGTTTACTAAAGACAATTGGGTTTCTATTGAATTTGATCCTTTTGGTTTTTTGGTTAAGGACTTGACGACTCGAACACCTCTGCTCCGATGTAACAGTCCAGGACCTCTCTACTCCTATGATGTCACGGCTGCAACATCTTCTTCTCCGCAAGCTTTTCTTACTTCTTCTGCAAGTTCAACGGTGTGGCACCGACGTCTTGGCCACCCCGGAAATAATGTCTTGCAGTCTCTTTTATCTTCTGATTTTAATTCAGTTCTCAAAAACAGATCATTCTTTTTGTCATACTTGTCAACTGGGAAACACGTTAAACTTCCTTTTGACTCAGTTATATCCAATGTTTCCGAACcttttcaaaatattcattCGGATGTCTGGACCTCTCCAGTTCCCAGCATCGGTGGCAAAAAGTATTATGTCATTTTTCTTGATCATTTTAGCCACTACGTCTGGGTTATCCACTGAAAAATAAATCCGACGTCTTCTCATCTTTTCTTCATCTTACAGCCTATATTCAAAACCAATTTGGTTgcaaaatcaaatcacttcaatgtgataatggtggtgaatacaacAATCGCCTATTTCTCAACTTCTTCTCTTCTAATGGCATCACCCACCGTTTCTCTTGTCCCCACACCTCTCAACAAAATGGCAAGGCTGAGCGTACCCTGCGTACTCTAAACAACTTTGTACGATCTCTTCTCTTTCAAGCCAACTTGCCTCCGGGATACTGGGTAGAAGCTCTTAATATGGCTGCTCATCTTTTCAACTTACTTCCTTCTACAGCCATCAAAAATGAGATACCTTTCACCAAACTTTTTCAAAAACCTGTCTCATATCTTCACCTTCGAGTGTTTTGGCTGTCTATGCTACCCTAATCTCACATCGACAGCACAACACAAGCTTTCTCCTCGTTCCACAGCTTGTGTCTTTCTCGGTTTCCCTACATCTCATAAGGGCTACCGTTGTCTAGACTTAAACACTCGCAAGGTCATTCTCTTCGTCACGTCATCTTTGACGAAAACACATTTTCCTTATCAACCCAGCAAATTATCTTCTTCAGAACCAAATCTTCAGATATCTCACCACCACTCTCTTCTCCTCTGTTCCGTGAGATTATCACTACTCCTACAGTTCTTATACCTACCACAActcaaccaccaccaccaccaccacaagcTAATCCTCCTGCGGCTCCACCTACAACTCATCGTATGGTGACTCGCAGTCAAAGAGGAATTTCCAAGCCTCGCCAGCCTCTTTCTCTTACAGCTCAAGCCATCTCACCTTTACCCACTTCTTATCTTCAAGCTCTAGAGGACCCTAACTGGCGAGAATCTATGCAAGAAGAGTATGATGCTCAGATTGAAAAGGGAACATGGTCACTGGTTCCCAGACCAAATAATGTTAATATTGTGCGTTCACTGTGGCTTCACAGGTACAAATATGACTCTGAAGGCAATCTCAAACGATACAAATCCCGCTTGGTGGCTAATGGAAGATCCCAACAACCAGGCATAGATTGCGATGAGACTTTTAGCCCTGTGGTTAAGCCAGCAACCATAAGGCTTGTCTTGGACGTGGCTCTGACTAAAAGATGGCCAATACACCAACTTGacgtcaagaatgctttcctcaaTGGAGATCTTCAAGAAACAGTCTACATGCATCAACCGTTAGGTTTCAAAGATGAAACCAAACCAGATCATGTTTGTCTCCTACATAAAGCACTCTACGGCCTCAAGCAAGCTCCGCGAGCATGGTACCAGCGTTTTGCTTCCTTCGCATCACGAGTGGGCTTTCAAAACAGAGTAACTGTGACTCTTCCCTTTTCATCCTCCACAACCGTTCTGGAATCGCATATCTCCTCCTTTATGTTGACGACATCATGCTCACTGCCTCTTCTCCGGCGCTTCGTGACTCCATCATTGCATCCCTCAATGCCGAATTTGCTATGACAGACCTCGGCAAGTTGCACTACTTCCTTGGCATCTCAATCACGTACAACGATGCCGGTATATTTCTGCAACAAAAGACTTATGCGAGGAGATACTTCAACGAGCGCAAATGACGGACTGCAACTCTTGCACCACCCCAGCAGACGCAAGAGCAAAACTGTCTGACGAAGGAAGCCCGCCAATGTCAGACCCTACCCTGTATCGAAGTCTTGCAGGTGCTCTCACAATATCTGACATTCACAAGGCCTGACATTGCTTTCCGCGGTCCAACAAGTCTGCCTCTACATGCATGCTCCCCTAGAGTCCTCAACTACAATGCTCTAAAGCGCATCTTGCGCTACATCAAAGGCACTTTGGACCCATGGTTTGCAACTCACCGCCTAACTCCTCTCACTCTCTCATAGCATATTcagatgctgattgggcaggctGCCCTGCAACACGACGGTCGACCTCTGGTTACTGCATTTTCCACGGTGACAATCTCATCTCATGGTCCTCTAAGCGACAACAGACGGTCTCGCGCTCCAGCGCCGAAGCAGAATACCGCGGCGTCGCAAATGCAGTATCTGAAGTTACTTGGCTAAGAAACTTGATGCTCGAAATCTACTGTCCATTGCGAACTGCAACGATAGTCTACTGTGACAATGTTAGTGCGGTTTATCTTTCCACAAACCCAGTCCAAACACCAAGCACGAAGCATGTTGAAATAGACATTCCACTTGTCAGGGAACGCATCGCAATTGGTCACGTACGAGTCCTACACGTGTCACGCCCCCAATCCTGGGAAGGATTGTCTGGACGGACTATGGTTCGAGGAAACGAACCAGCCGATCCTTGTGATCAAAGGCAAGCGTTCCATAGTCCAAAAACAAGGTTAAGTATGATAAATACTTAGCCAAACAAAGTTGAGAAAGAAATAGACAGCTAGAACGAGTTAGACGGTAGCTGGACGAAGTGTACGAGTAGCTCGACCAGCTCAGGGAAGCTCAGTTGAGTGTACTCCAGCTCGATCAGTACTAAGTCAGCTCCACTAGCTGGactactagctcactcagctgggtcagctgggagtcagctcatctcagctggATGGACTGTTCGGGTTTCGGGCCGATGGTCCGGGTCCGGGCCGGTGGCGGGCTGGTTGGTCCGGTCATTGGGTATGTGGGCTGTTGGGCTCATGTGGGCAAGTCATGGGCTTGGGTATCACCCTGGGCTTGTCATGGACGTGCCTAGATGGGTCCGGAACCTTCCATGGCTGAACAGGTACGATCTGGACCGTTGATTGCAATCGATGGTCAAGATCTGTTCCGAAGGGCTGCGTGGAAGGGATGTGTCTCTTTGCACATGACTCCTGGTTGCCTATAAATAGGGTGCACGACCAGAGATCATTTCATTCAGTTTCTCTCTGTCTGATTCAGTCAGAGACAAAGGACACACGTCCTAAACACAAAGATCCCCCAAAGAAAAACGAGGATCCAAGCCATAAGGGCAAGATCTGCGATCAAAGCCATAAGGGCTTGATCCGAGTCTGGTGCATATGGCTTGAGTCATATGAGGCCGTGGCTTATATAAGTCACTAAGGCCAATAGGAAGACCTATTCCTGAAGGGAATTAGGCGCAATGGACCAAGGGTCCAAGGGCGGTTAGCCGGGAGACGAGCAGACCAACCTGCAAGGGCTATAGCGGCTGTAAGTGGTTATCTCtgtatctttatattattatgtctatatgatatatatacatatggagAAACGTGGTAGTTATCCATGTTACCATGTCATAGACCCTCATGTCATGGTCGGTTACGTTGATCGCTAACCATAGCCAATAGATTGGATCAAGGGGTACTAGTCGCCAAAGGTTGCGTGTTGCCAAGAGTCATGAGTTACCAAAGGTTGTGAGATACCAAAGGATGCAAGTAACCTAAAGAGGTACAAGATACCAAGGGTTGCAAGTATCAAAGGGTACGAGGACCAAAAGGTACCAATGACCAAAGGGTGCATTCGTGATCCAAAAGCGAATGTACTGTGATCCAAGATCTGCGATcatgtcgtgatccaagaggtacgaacgtgtcgtgatccaagaggtacgaacgtgtcgtgatccaaaAGGTACGAACGTATCATGATCCATGGGATGTGTACGGGTCGTGACCGAAAGGATACGAACGGGTCGGGACCGAAAGGGTACGAACGGAACGAGACCAAAAAGGGTACGAGTGATTCGATTGATATAAGGACACCATTTGCATTGTGTTGGGCATGGACTCACACGATGGCAATGGGTTGTCAGTTAGGTCAATACATGAGTGTAAGGAAATAGCGAAGGCCTTAATGGCTAAGTGCAATCCATACATCATGATTGATGTCTGAACCATGATCCATGGTTAATGGATGGATGGTTCTACCCGCAAGGGCtaagtgggatatcttacgaTCAACCTCGGGTTGGTGAGTAAGATAGGCGCCATATGTCTTATGTAGGGCATGGACCCACATGATGGCAATGGAAGGCCGGTTATGTCAGTACATGCTAAGTAGACGATGGCTTATCATGACTAAGGGTCGGTTCATGTTCCATGACGGTGGATCGATGGCCGAGTACTAGTATAGATAGTCACGTTGCTGGAGTATGAGCATTGATGTGATTATCCAAGATGTCAACCTCAGGGTTGATAACTTCGGGATTGGCTAAGAGTCATGACGAAGTGATGGCCAGTATTATGTGTCGTTGACCATAAGTACTAAGCCTAAGTGTGACTGTTCAAGGAAGGCCGTGTAAGGATTGATCATGGTTAAGTATGGACGACCTGACCATAGATAATGGAACCAGGTGTCGAAACTAACCTGATTAACGAATACATCGGTTGGTATGAACAAGTCATATCTTTGTCTGGGTTAAGTCCCAAGGCCGGTCAGGCCAGATGAAGACTCATCGAATCCAAAGTCATGTGaggatggttggttgattgacttagGATTATGATGGGCTTTGTTAGTCCAAAAGAAGGACTTGGTACTATTGCCTATAAGGCAAGGGAGTGTGCATGAGCCAAAAAGGGCCAGATGCATATCTCTTATCCGTTCGAAGACTTCTCAAAGGTTACTTATGcatgtggggatggttggttgaatgactaagtacctaggggAGCTGTTTAATGCAGGAATCATTATAAGGACCTTAAGTAAGATCATTGAGTGATCGTGGTCCAGTACACAAGCAAGTGTAGTTCAAGTCAATGGTGGTCCGATGAGCTAACCAGCTCCGTAGATGTGGCCAAGGTATGATCTAGCTATGTTtacatagatctagatagaatggtttaggggaatggaacctcaaaatcgtatgacttggtttcggtttaggattgacctttaagctgattggtagttgagtaaactaaccaaggctaaggtg comes from the Raphanus sativus cultivar WK10039 unplaced genomic scaffold, ASM80110v3 Scaffold2613, whole genome shotgun sequence genome and includes:
- the LOC130505825 gene encoding uncharacterized protein LOC130505825; this encodes MAQIEKAFAVTHIKSYIPMILDMQKMNYDAWRELVETHCLTFGVSGHLDGTSLPANAEDTPWKERDSLVKMWIYGTISSSLLDTVLKTRCSARDLWVTIENLFATHKEARAIQLENELRTLTIGDLSIHEYCQNSRISQTS